A single Pan paniscus chromosome 21, NHGRI_mPanPan1-v2.0_pri, whole genome shotgun sequence DNA region contains:
- the TNNC2 gene encoding troponin C, skeletal muscle isoform X2: MIAEFKAAFDMFDADGGGDISVKELGTVMRMLGQTPTKEELDAIIEEVDEDGSGTIDFEEFLVMMVRQMKEDAKGKSEEELAECFRIFDRNADGYIDPEELAEIFRASGEHVTDEEIESLMKDGDKNNDGRIDFDEFLKMMEGVQ; the protein is encoded by the exons ATGATCGCTG agttcaaggctgccttTGACATGTttgatgctgatggtggtgggGACATCAGCGTCAAGGAGTTGGGCACGGTGATGAGGATGCTGGGCCAGACACCCACCAAGGAGGAGCTGGACGCCATCATCGAGGAGGTGGATGAGGACG GCAGCGGCACCATCGACTTCGAGGAGTTCTTGGTCATGATGGTGCGCCAGATGAAAGAGGACGCGAAAGGGAAGAGCGAGGAGGAGCTGGCCGAGTGCTTCCGCATCTTCGACAG GAATGCAGACGGCTACATCGACCCGGAGGAGCTGGCTGAGATTTTCAGGGCCTCCGGGGAGCACGTGACGGACGAGGAGATCGAATCTCTGATGAAAGACGGCGACAAGAACAACGACGGCCGCATTGACTTCGACG AGTTCCTGAAGATGATGGAGGGCGTGCAGTAA
- the TNNC2 gene encoding troponin C, skeletal muscle isoform X1 codes for MTDQQAEARSYLSEEMIAEFKAAFDMFDADGGGDISVKELGTVMRMLGQTPTKEELDAIIEEVDEDGSGTIDFEEFLVMMVRQMKEDAKGKSEEELAECFRIFDRNADGYIDPEELAEIFRASGEHVTDEEIESLMKDGDKNNDGRIDFDEFLKMMEGVQ; via the exons ATG ACGGACCAGCAGGCTGAGGCCAGGTCCTACCTCAGCGAAGAGATGATCGCTG agttcaaggctgccttTGACATGTttgatgctgatggtggtgggGACATCAGCGTCAAGGAGTTGGGCACGGTGATGAGGATGCTGGGCCAGACACCCACCAAGGAGGAGCTGGACGCCATCATCGAGGAGGTGGATGAGGACG GCAGCGGCACCATCGACTTCGAGGAGTTCTTGGTCATGATGGTGCGCCAGATGAAAGAGGACGCGAAAGGGAAGAGCGAGGAGGAGCTGGCCGAGTGCTTCCGCATCTTCGACAG GAATGCAGACGGCTACATCGACCCGGAGGAGCTGGCTGAGATTTTCAGGGCCTCCGGGGAGCACGTGACGGACGAGGAGATCGAATCTCTGATGAAAGACGGCGACAAGAACAACGACGGCCGCATTGACTTCGACG AGTTCCTGAAGATGATGGAGGGCGTGCAGTAA
- the SNX21 gene encoding sorting nexin-21 isoform X1 — protein sequence MHRGTQEGAMASRLLHRLRHALAGDGPGEAAASPEAEQFPESSELEDDDAEGLSSRLSGTLSFTSAEDDEDDEDEDDEEAGPDQLPLGDGTSGEDAERSPPPDGQRGSQLLARQLQDFWKKSRNTLAPQRLLFEVTSANVVKDPPSKYVLYTLAVMGPGPPDCQPAQISRRYSDFERLHRNLQRQFRGPMAAISFPRKRLRRNFTAETIARRSRAFEQFLGHLQAVPELRHAPDLQDFFVLPELRRAQSLTCTGLYREALALWANAWQLQAQLGTPSGPDRPLLTLAGLAVCHQELEDPGEARACCEKALQLLGDKSLHPLLAPFLEAHVRLSWRLGLDKRQSEARLQALQEAGLTPTPPPSLKELLIKEVLD from the exons ATGCACCGTGGGACGCAGGAG GGTGCCATGGCCTCCCGGCTCCTGCACCGGCTGCGGCACGCCTTGGCTGGCGACGGCCCCGGGGAGGCGGCGGCCAGTCCAGAGGCCGAGCAGTTTCCGGAGAGCTCAGAGCTGGAGGACGACGACGCCGAGGGCCTGTCCTCCCGACTTAGCGGCACCCTCAGCTTCACCAGCGCCGAGGACGACGAGGACGACGAGGACGAGGACGACGAGGAGGCTGGCCCTGACCAGCTGCCCCTCGGGGATGGGACGTCAGGAGAAGACGCAG AACGGAGCCCCCCACCTGATGGGCAGCGGGGCAGTCAGCTCCTGGCGCGGCAGCTGCAGGATTTCTGGAAGAAGTCCCGGAACACCTTGGCACCCCAGCGGCTGCTCTTCGAAGTGACCAGCGCTAACGTTGTCAAGGACCCGCCCTCCAAGTACGTG CTCTACACCCTCGCCGTGATGGGCCCAGGACCGCCAGATTGCCAGCCAGCCCAGATCTCTCGCCGTTACTCGGACTTTGAGCGGCTGCACCGAAACCTGCAGCGGCAATTCCGGGGCCCAATGGCTGCCATCTCCTTCCCCCGTAAGCGGCTGCGCCGGAATTTTACTGCAGAGACCATTGCCCGCCGTAGCCGGGCCTTTGAGCAGTTTTTGGGTCACCTGCAGGCAGTGCCTGAGCTGCGCCATGCCCCGGACCTGCAGGACTTCTTCGTGCTGCCGGAGCTGCGGCGGGCACAGAGCCTCACCTGTACTGGCCTCTATCGTGAGGCTCTGGCACTCTGGGCCAATGCCTGGCAGCTGCAAGCCCAGCTGGGCACCCCCTCTGGCCCAGACCGCCCCCTGCTGACCCTGGCTGGGCTGGCCGTGTgccaccaggagctggaagaCCCTGGGGAGGCCCGGGCATGCTGTGAGAAGGCCCTGCAGCTGCTTGGGGACAAGAGCCTCCACCCTTTGCTGGCACCCTTTCTGGAGGCCCATGTCCGGCTCTCCTGGCGCCTGGGCCTGGACAAACGTCAATCAGAGGCTCGGCTCCAAGCCCTGCAGGAGGCAGGCCTTACCCCCACACCACCCCCCAGTCTCAAAGAATTGCTCATCAAGGAGGTGCTGGACTAA
- the SNX21 gene encoding sorting nexin-21 isoform X10, with amino-acid sequence MHRGTQEGAMASRLLHRLRHALAGDGPGEAAASPEAEQFPESSELEDDDAEGLSSRLSGTLSFTSAEDDEDDEDEDDEEAGPDQLPLGDGTSGEDAERSPPPDGQRGSQLLARQLQDFWKKSRNTLAPQRLLFEVTSANVVKDPPSNSTPSP; translated from the exons ATGCACCGTGGGACGCAGGAG GGTGCCATGGCCTCCCGGCTCCTGCACCGGCTGCGGCACGCCTTGGCTGGCGACGGCCCCGGGGAGGCGGCGGCCAGTCCAGAGGCCGAGCAGTTTCCGGAGAGCTCAGAGCTGGAGGACGACGACGCCGAGGGCCTGTCCTCCCGACTTAGCGGCACCCTCAGCTTCACCAGCGCCGAGGACGACGAGGACGACGAGGACGAGGACGACGAGGAGGCTGGCCCTGACCAGCTGCCCCTCGGGGATGGGACGTCAGGAGAAGACGCAG AACGGAGCCCCCCACCTGATGGGCAGCGGGGCAGTCAGCTCCTGGCGCGGCAGCTGCAGGATTTCTGGAAGAAGTCCCGGAACACCTTGGCACCCCAGCGGCTGCTCTTCGAAGTGACCAGCGCTAACGTTGTCAAGGACCCGCCCTCCAA CTCTACACCCTCGCCGTGA
- the SNX21 gene encoding sorting nexin-21 isoform X8 yields MHRGTQEGAMASRLLHRLRHALAGDGPGEAAASPEAEQFPESSELEDDDAEGLSSRLSGTLSFTSAEDDEDDEDEDDEEAGPDQLPLGDGTSGEDAERSPPPDGQRGSQLLARQLQDFWKKSRNTLAPQRLLFEVTSANVVKDPPSKYVTNLSSTPSP; encoded by the exons ATGCACCGTGGGACGCAGGAG GGTGCCATGGCCTCCCGGCTCCTGCACCGGCTGCGGCACGCCTTGGCTGGCGACGGCCCCGGGGAGGCGGCGGCCAGTCCAGAGGCCGAGCAGTTTCCGGAGAGCTCAGAGCTGGAGGACGACGACGCCGAGGGCCTGTCCTCCCGACTTAGCGGCACCCTCAGCTTCACCAGCGCCGAGGACGACGAGGACGACGAGGACGAGGACGACGAGGAGGCTGGCCCTGACCAGCTGCCCCTCGGGGATGGGACGTCAGGAGAAGACGCAG AACGGAGCCCCCCACCTGATGGGCAGCGGGGCAGTCAGCTCCTGGCGCGGCAGCTGCAGGATTTCTGGAAGAAGTCCCGGAACACCTTGGCACCCCAGCGGCTGCTCTTCGAAGTGACCAGCGCTAACGTTGTCAAGGACCCGCCCTCCAAGTACGTG ACAAACCTCAG CTCTACACCCTCGCCGTGA
- the SNX21 gene encoding sorting nexin-21 isoform X7: MHRGTQEGAMASRLLHRLRHALAGDGPGEAAASPEAEQFPESSELEDDDAEGLSSRLSGTLSFTSAEDDEDDEDEDDEEAGPDQLPLGDGTSGEDAERSPPPDGQRGSQLLARQLQDFWKKSRNTLAPQRLLFEVTSANVVKDPPSKYVRQGLAMLPRLVSNSWP, from the exons ATGCACCGTGGGACGCAGGAG GGTGCCATGGCCTCCCGGCTCCTGCACCGGCTGCGGCACGCCTTGGCTGGCGACGGCCCCGGGGAGGCGGCGGCCAGTCCAGAGGCCGAGCAGTTTCCGGAGAGCTCAGAGCTGGAGGACGACGACGCCGAGGGCCTGTCCTCCCGACTTAGCGGCACCCTCAGCTTCACCAGCGCCGAGGACGACGAGGACGACGAGGACGAGGACGACGAGGAGGCTGGCCCTGACCAGCTGCCCCTCGGGGATGGGACGTCAGGAGAAGACGCAG AACGGAGCCCCCCACCTGATGGGCAGCGGGGCAGTCAGCTCCTGGCGCGGCAGCTGCAGGATTTCTGGAAGAAGTCCCGGAACACCTTGGCACCCCAGCGGCTGCTCTTCGAAGTGACCAGCGCTAACGTTGTCAAGGACCCGCCCTCCAAGTACGTG agacagggtcttgccatgttgcccaggctggtctcgaactcctggccttaa
- the SNX21 gene encoding sorting nexin-21 isoform X4 — protein sequence MHRGTQEGAMASRLLHRLRHALAGDGPGEAAASPEAEQFPESSELEDDDAEGLSSRLSGTLSFTSAEDDEDDEDEDDEEAGPDQLPLGDGTSGEDAERSPPPDGQRGSQLLARQLQDFWKKSRNTLAPQRLLFEVTSANVVKDPPSKDRVLPCCPGWSRTPGLKLFSCLSLPKYWDYRYEPLCPSFK from the exons ATGCACCGTGGGACGCAGGAG GGTGCCATGGCCTCCCGGCTCCTGCACCGGCTGCGGCACGCCTTGGCTGGCGACGGCCCCGGGGAGGCGGCGGCCAGTCCAGAGGCCGAGCAGTTTCCGGAGAGCTCAGAGCTGGAGGACGACGACGCCGAGGGCCTGTCCTCCCGACTTAGCGGCACCCTCAGCTTCACCAGCGCCGAGGACGACGAGGACGACGAGGACGAGGACGACGAGGAGGCTGGCCCTGACCAGCTGCCCCTCGGGGATGGGACGTCAGGAGAAGACGCAG AACGGAGCCCCCCACCTGATGGGCAGCGGGGCAGTCAGCTCCTGGCGCGGCAGCTGCAGGATTTCTGGAAGAAGTCCCGGAACACCTTGGCACCCCAGCGGCTGCTCTTCGAAGTGACCAGCGCTAACGTTGTCAAGGACCCGCCCTCCAA agacagggtcttgccatgttgcccaggctggtctcgaactcctggccttaagctgttctcctgcctcagcctcccaaagtactgggattacaggtatgagccactgtgcccatcctttaagtaa
- the SNX21 gene encoding sorting nexin-21 isoform X3, whose product MHRGTQEGAMASRLLHRLRHALAGDGPGEAAASPEAEQFPESSELEDDDAEGLSSRLSGTLSFTSAEDDEDDEDEDDEEAGPDQLPLGDGTSGEDAERSPPPDGQRGSQLLARQLQDFWKKSRNTLAPQRLLFEVTSANVVKDPPSKYVLYTLAVMGPGPPDCQPAQISRRYSDFERLHRNLQRQFRGPMAAISFPQSHYVARLVSSSWVQGILPPQPPEQLGLQAHITMPDLQVDFLQRVWPRAGLPHTRVH is encoded by the exons ATGCACCGTGGGACGCAGGAG GGTGCCATGGCCTCCCGGCTCCTGCACCGGCTGCGGCACGCCTTGGCTGGCGACGGCCCCGGGGAGGCGGCGGCCAGTCCAGAGGCCGAGCAGTTTCCGGAGAGCTCAGAGCTGGAGGACGACGACGCCGAGGGCCTGTCCTCCCGACTTAGCGGCACCCTCAGCTTCACCAGCGCCGAGGACGACGAGGACGACGAGGACGAGGACGACGAGGAGGCTGGCCCTGACCAGCTGCCCCTCGGGGATGGGACGTCAGGAGAAGACGCAG AACGGAGCCCCCCACCTGATGGGCAGCGGGGCAGTCAGCTCCTGGCGCGGCAGCTGCAGGATTTCTGGAAGAAGTCCCGGAACACCTTGGCACCCCAGCGGCTGCTCTTCGAAGTGACCAGCGCTAACGTTGTCAAGGACCCGCCCTCCAAGTACGTG CTCTACACCCTCGCCGTGATGGGCCCAGGACCGCCAGATTGCCAGCCAGCCCAGATCTCTCGCCGTTACTCGGACTTTGAGCGGCTGCACCGAAACCTGCAGCGGCAATTCCGGGGCCCAATGGCTGCCATCTCCTTCCCCC agtctcactatgttgccaggctggtctcaagctcctgggttcaagggatcctcccgcctcagcctcctgagcagctgggattacaggcgcacatcaccatgcccgacCTCCAAGTGGACTTCTTGCAAAGggtctggcccagggcagggctGCCCCACACAAGGGTGCACTGA
- the SNX21 gene encoding sorting nexin-21 isoform X9: MHRGTQEGAMASRLLHRLRHALAGDGPGEAAASPEAEQFPESSELEDDDAEGLSSRLSGTLSFTSAEDDEDDEDEDDEEAGPDQLPLGDGTSGEDAERSPPPDGQRGSQLLARQLQDFWKKSRNTLAPQRLLFEVTSANVVKDPPSNNGENAEDYSRS, translated from the exons ATGCACCGTGGGACGCAGGAG GGTGCCATGGCCTCCCGGCTCCTGCACCGGCTGCGGCACGCCTTGGCTGGCGACGGCCCCGGGGAGGCGGCGGCCAGTCCAGAGGCCGAGCAGTTTCCGGAGAGCTCAGAGCTGGAGGACGACGACGCCGAGGGCCTGTCCTCCCGACTTAGCGGCACCCTCAGCTTCACCAGCGCCGAGGACGACGAGGACGACGAGGACGAGGACGACGAGGAGGCTGGCCCTGACCAGCTGCCCCTCGGGGATGGGACGTCAGGAGAAGACGCAG AACGGAGCCCCCCACCTGATGGGCAGCGGGGCAGTCAGCTCCTGGCGCGGCAGCTGCAGGATTTCTGGAAGAAGTCCCGGAACACCTTGGCACCCCAGCGGCTGCTCTTCGAAGTGACCAGCGCTAACGTTGTCAAGGACCCGCCCTCCAA CAATGGGGAAAATGCAGAAGATTACAGCAGGAGTTAA
- the SNX21 gene encoding sorting nexin-21 isoform X6 yields MHRGTQEGAMASRLLHRLRHALAGDGPGEAAASPEAEQFPESSELEDDDAEGLSSRLSGTLSFTSAEDDEDDEDEDDEEAGPDQLPLGDGTSGEDAERSPPPDGQRGSQLLARQLQDFWKKSRNTLAPQRLLFEVTSANVVKDPPSKQTSGKMGLGFPATAQQLPPSWVLSQG; encoded by the exons ATGCACCGTGGGACGCAGGAG GGTGCCATGGCCTCCCGGCTCCTGCACCGGCTGCGGCACGCCTTGGCTGGCGACGGCCCCGGGGAGGCGGCGGCCAGTCCAGAGGCCGAGCAGTTTCCGGAGAGCTCAGAGCTGGAGGACGACGACGCCGAGGGCCTGTCCTCCCGACTTAGCGGCACCCTCAGCTTCACCAGCGCCGAGGACGACGAGGACGACGAGGACGAGGACGACGAGGAGGCTGGCCCTGACCAGCTGCCCCTCGGGGATGGGACGTCAGGAGAAGACGCAG AACGGAGCCCCCCACCTGATGGGCAGCGGGGCAGTCAGCTCCTGGCGCGGCAGCTGCAGGATTTCTGGAAGAAGTCCCGGAACACCTTGGCACCCCAGCGGCTGCTCTTCGAAGTGACCAGCGCTAACGTTGTCAAGGACCCGCCCTCCAA ACAAACCTCAGGTAAGATGGGACTGGGCTTCCCCGCCACTGCGCAGCAGCTCCCGCCCTCCTGGGTGCTGTCCCAGGGGTGA
- the SNX21 gene encoding sorting nexin-21 isoform X5 has translation MHRGTQEGAMASRLLHRLRHALAGDGPGEAAASPEAEQFPESSELEDDDAEGLSSRLSGTLSFTSAEDDEDDEDEDDEEAGPDQLPLGDGTSGEDAERSPPPDGQRGSQLLARQLQDFWKKSRNTLAPQRLLFEVTSANVVKDPPSKYVQWGKCRRLQQELNETMDKKPLAVCLAL, from the exons ATGCACCGTGGGACGCAGGAG GGTGCCATGGCCTCCCGGCTCCTGCACCGGCTGCGGCACGCCTTGGCTGGCGACGGCCCCGGGGAGGCGGCGGCCAGTCCAGAGGCCGAGCAGTTTCCGGAGAGCTCAGAGCTGGAGGACGACGACGCCGAGGGCCTGTCCTCCCGACTTAGCGGCACCCTCAGCTTCACCAGCGCCGAGGACGACGAGGACGACGAGGACGAGGACGACGAGGAGGCTGGCCCTGACCAGCTGCCCCTCGGGGATGGGACGTCAGGAGAAGACGCAG AACGGAGCCCCCCACCTGATGGGCAGCGGGGCAGTCAGCTCCTGGCGCGGCAGCTGCAGGATTTCTGGAAGAAGTCCCGGAACACCTTGGCACCCCAGCGGCTGCTCTTCGAAGTGACCAGCGCTAACGTTGTCAAGGACCCGCCCTCCAAGTACGTG CAATGGGGAAAATGCAGAAGATTACAGCAGGAGTTAAATGAGACAATGGACAAAAAGCCCTTAGCAGTGTGCCTGGCATTATGA
- the SNX21 gene encoding sorting nexin-21 isoform X2, translating to MWRPGVQSGTSSKLVLKETQEIGRGFSLCLVFQRGLSEELTALWEGSTKKGAAAPGTEAHLCLSLFLLPWAWVISDKPQLYTLAVMGPGPPDCQPAQISRRYSDFERLHRNLQRQFRGPMAAISFPRKRLRRNFTAETIARRSRAFEQFLGHLQAVPELRHAPDLQDFFVLPELRRAQSLTCTGLYREALALWANAWQLQAQLGTPSGPDRPLLTLAGLAVCHQELEDPGEARACCEKALQLLGDKSLHPLLAPFLEAHVRLSWRLGLDKRQSEARLQALQEAGLTPTPPPSLKELLIKEVLD from the exons ATGTGGAGGCCAGGTGTCCAAAGTGGAACAAGCTCCAAGCTGGTCCTAAAGGAGACCCAAGAGATTGGCCGGGGTTTCAGCTTATGTCTGGTTTTCCAGAGGGGGCTGTCAGAAGAACTAACTGCTCTGTGGGAAGGGAGTACAAAAAAAGGGGCAGCAGCCCCGGGCACTGAAGctcatctctgtctttctctcttcttgctGCCTTGGGCCTGGGTCATTTCAGACAAACCTCAG CTCTACACCCTCGCCGTGATGGGCCCAGGACCGCCAGATTGCCAGCCAGCCCAGATCTCTCGCCGTTACTCGGACTTTGAGCGGCTGCACCGAAACCTGCAGCGGCAATTCCGGGGCCCAATGGCTGCCATCTCCTTCCCCCGTAAGCGGCTGCGCCGGAATTTTACTGCAGAGACCATTGCCCGCCGTAGCCGGGCCTTTGAGCAGTTTTTGGGTCACCTGCAGGCAGTGCCTGAGCTGCGCCATGCCCCGGACCTGCAGGACTTCTTCGTGCTGCCGGAGCTGCGGCGGGCACAGAGCCTCACCTGTACTGGCCTCTATCGTGAGGCTCTGGCACTCTGGGCCAATGCCTGGCAGCTGCAAGCCCAGCTGGGCACCCCCTCTGGCCCAGACCGCCCCCTGCTGACCCTGGCTGGGCTGGCCGTGTgccaccaggagctggaagaCCCTGGGGAGGCCCGGGCATGCTGTGAGAAGGCCCTGCAGCTGCTTGGGGACAAGAGCCTCCACCCTTTGCTGGCACCCTTTCTGGAGGCCCATGTCCGGCTCTCCTGGCGCCTGGGCCTGGACAAACGTCAATCAGAGGCTCGGCTCCAAGCCCTGCAGGAGGCAGGCCTTACCCCCACACCACCCCCCAGTCTCAAAGAATTGCTCATCAAGGAGGTGCTGGACTAA